A single genomic interval of Salmo trutta chromosome 13, fSalTru1.1, whole genome shotgun sequence harbors:
- the LOC115205867 gene encoding protein FAM124B isoform X1 has protein sequence MLRRSILFNGTVDENVDSGAETAESDCSKMTSSSSELLASRVQEPLMMSMHLLANPGDSLLLQHTLDRLLRWVCPSLRLFHVSERACPLRDYARSRLCPVAGYPSLAVTVFLHEAYGEERILRVLDFLQRPPWQYHHTESCGGRTGGVHITSSTSPANALLRPYLLPSRDFYSLGTGMPVWGVRPVHCGGEMLRVTLYSSYDNFDDAVRLYETVLQRQVEEQKTGFCWFTLYTEPGLCLQLALKQLSPGVRVEACNSAVLQFRVEEMGQLVPLLPNPCTPISAIRWQTEDLDGNKILFQVKAPEQPQRPLTCAFPLTCPSVSPRGLLRSVVSSPPAAHALQPCGQMTPVTRPGNRPRTDPGLDRPVLPGGLRCGGGGESMGSDSCYSTPPGSSCYSSQRSSPATLSVNQPHESSPLSCSASPARPSLSISHLLLEEEEEPETNVDTGVPVTTTPRSDTDFTMATSSRDTGVSVTQRSERPAAVGASALESLARELSACLPEALTPPPHHRTWVVSSSTKAASPGCKAGSQAWDSSVISWASPGQSHSKGPVGPQTPAKPAAKALSPTHGTDPIDEFFI, from the exons ATGCTACGAAGATCGATTCTATTCAACGGAACCGTTGATGAAAACGTGGATTCGGGAGCTGAGACTGCCGA ATCTGATTGCAGTAAGATGACATCATCAAGCA GTGAGCTACTGGCCAGTCGGGTCCAGGAGCCCCTGATGATGAGCATGCATCTGCTGGCCAACCCCGGGGACTCGCTCCTGCTGCAGCACACCCTGGACCGCCTCCTCCGCTGGGTATGCCCCAGCCTGCGCCTCTTCCATGTCTCCGAACGGGCCTGCCCCCTCCGCGACTACGCCCGCTCCCGCTTGTGCCCCGTGGCTGGGTACCCCTCCCTGGCTGTGACCGTCTTCCTCCATGAGGCCTACGGCGAGGAGCGCATCCTTCGGGTGCTGGACTTCCTACAGCGCCCCCCCTGGCAGTACCACCACACGGAGAGCTGCGGTGGGAGGACTGGGGGCGTCCACAttacctcctccacctccccggCCAATGCCCTGCTCCGGCCCTACCTCCTGCCCAGCCGAGACTTCTACAGCCTGGGCACGGGGATGCCTGTGTGGGGGGTGCGCCCGGTGCACTGCGGCGGGGAGATGCTGCGGGTGACGCTCTACAGCAGCTACGATAACTTTGACGACGCGGTGCGGCTTTATGAGACGGTGCTGCAGAGGCAGGTGGAGGAGCAGAAGACTGGGTTCTGTTGGTTTACGCTCTACACAGAACCAGGGCTGTGTCTGCAGCTGGCTCTCAAACAGCTCTCCCCAGGGGTCAGGGTGGAGGCCTGCAACTCCGCTGTGCTGCAGTTCAGGGTGGAGGAGATGGGTCAGCTCGTGCCCCTGCTGCCCAATCCGTGCACGCCCATCAGCGCTATACGCTGGCAGACCGAAGACCTGGACGGGAACAAGATACTCTTCCAG GTGAAAGCCCCAGAGCAGCCTCAGCGACCCCTGACCTGTGCCTTCCCTCTGACCTGCCCCAGCGTCTCGCCCAGAGGGCTATTAAGGAGCGTCGTGTCCTCCCCGCCAGCAGCCCACGCCCTGCAGCCCTGCGGCCAGATGACCCCAGTGACCCGTCCAGGGAACAGGCCGCGCACCGACCCAGGCCTGGATAGGCCTGTTTTACCCGGGGGTCTgcggtgtgggggagggggggagagcaTGGGCTCAGACAGCTGCTACAGCACCCCTCCAGGCAGCTCCTGCTACTCATCTCAGCGCAGCAGTCCCGCCACGCTATCCGTTAACCAACCCCACGAATCCTCCCCTCTCTCATGCTCCGCCTCCCCGGCGCGGCCCTCCCTGTCCATCTCCCATCTActgctggaggaggaggaagagccgGAGACCAACGTAGACACGGGCGTCCCCGTGACAACGACCCCGCGCTCGGACACAGACTTCACCATGGCGACCAGCTCGAGGGACACAGGCGTCTCGGTGACGCAGCGTTCCGAGAGACCAGCCGCTGTGGGGGCCTCTGCCCTGGAGAGCCTGGCAAGGGAGCTGAGTGCCTGTCTACCGGAAGCTCTCACACCTCCACCCCACCACAGGACTTGGGTTGTGAGCAGCTCAACCAAAGCTGCCAGTCCTGGGTGCAAGGCAGGGTCACAAGCCTGGGATAGCAGTGTTATCAGCTGGGCATCGCCGGGTCAGAGCCACTCCAAAGGGCCTGTGGGGCCACAGACTCCTGCTAAGCCAGCAGCAAAGGCTCTGTCACCCACACACGGCACAGACCCAATAGATGAGTTCTTCATCTGA
- the LOC115205867 gene encoding protein FAM124B isoform X2 produces the protein MVQRSDCSKMTSSSSELLASRVQEPLMMSMHLLANPGDSLLLQHTLDRLLRWVCPSLRLFHVSERACPLRDYARSRLCPVAGYPSLAVTVFLHEAYGEERILRVLDFLQRPPWQYHHTESCGGRTGGVHITSSTSPANALLRPYLLPSRDFYSLGTGMPVWGVRPVHCGGEMLRVTLYSSYDNFDDAVRLYETVLQRQVEEQKTGFCWFTLYTEPGLCLQLALKQLSPGVRVEACNSAVLQFRVEEMGQLVPLLPNPCTPISAIRWQTEDLDGNKILFQVKAPEQPQRPLTCAFPLTCPSVSPRGLLRSVVSSPPAAHALQPCGQMTPVTRPGNRPRTDPGLDRPVLPGGLRCGGGGESMGSDSCYSTPPGSSCYSSQRSSPATLSVNQPHESSPLSCSASPARPSLSISHLLLEEEEEPETNVDTGVPVTTTPRSDTDFTMATSSRDTGVSVTQRSERPAAVGASALESLARELSACLPEALTPPPHHRTWVVSSSTKAASPGCKAGSQAWDSSVISWASPGQSHSKGPVGPQTPAKPAAKALSPTHGTDPIDEFFI, from the exons ATGGTACAAAG ATCTGATTGCAGTAAGATGACATCATCAAGCA GTGAGCTACTGGCCAGTCGGGTCCAGGAGCCCCTGATGATGAGCATGCATCTGCTGGCCAACCCCGGGGACTCGCTCCTGCTGCAGCACACCCTGGACCGCCTCCTCCGCTGGGTATGCCCCAGCCTGCGCCTCTTCCATGTCTCCGAACGGGCCTGCCCCCTCCGCGACTACGCCCGCTCCCGCTTGTGCCCCGTGGCTGGGTACCCCTCCCTGGCTGTGACCGTCTTCCTCCATGAGGCCTACGGCGAGGAGCGCATCCTTCGGGTGCTGGACTTCCTACAGCGCCCCCCCTGGCAGTACCACCACACGGAGAGCTGCGGTGGGAGGACTGGGGGCGTCCACAttacctcctccacctccccggCCAATGCCCTGCTCCGGCCCTACCTCCTGCCCAGCCGAGACTTCTACAGCCTGGGCACGGGGATGCCTGTGTGGGGGGTGCGCCCGGTGCACTGCGGCGGGGAGATGCTGCGGGTGACGCTCTACAGCAGCTACGATAACTTTGACGACGCGGTGCGGCTTTATGAGACGGTGCTGCAGAGGCAGGTGGAGGAGCAGAAGACTGGGTTCTGTTGGTTTACGCTCTACACAGAACCAGGGCTGTGTCTGCAGCTGGCTCTCAAACAGCTCTCCCCAGGGGTCAGGGTGGAGGCCTGCAACTCCGCTGTGCTGCAGTTCAGGGTGGAGGAGATGGGTCAGCTCGTGCCCCTGCTGCCCAATCCGTGCACGCCCATCAGCGCTATACGCTGGCAGACCGAAGACCTGGACGGGAACAAGATACTCTTCCAG GTGAAAGCCCCAGAGCAGCCTCAGCGACCCCTGACCTGTGCCTTCCCTCTGACCTGCCCCAGCGTCTCGCCCAGAGGGCTATTAAGGAGCGTCGTGTCCTCCCCGCCAGCAGCCCACGCCCTGCAGCCCTGCGGCCAGATGACCCCAGTGACCCGTCCAGGGAACAGGCCGCGCACCGACCCAGGCCTGGATAGGCCTGTTTTACCCGGGGGTCTgcggtgtgggggagggggggagagcaTGGGCTCAGACAGCTGCTACAGCACCCCTCCAGGCAGCTCCTGCTACTCATCTCAGCGCAGCAGTCCCGCCACGCTATCCGTTAACCAACCCCACGAATCCTCCCCTCTCTCATGCTCCGCCTCCCCGGCGCGGCCCTCCCTGTCCATCTCCCATCTActgctggaggaggaggaagagccgGAGACCAACGTAGACACGGGCGTCCCCGTGACAACGACCCCGCGCTCGGACACAGACTTCACCATGGCGACCAGCTCGAGGGACACAGGCGTCTCGGTGACGCAGCGTTCCGAGAGACCAGCCGCTGTGGGGGCCTCTGCCCTGGAGAGCCTGGCAAGGGAGCTGAGTGCCTGTCTACCGGAAGCTCTCACACCTCCACCCCACCACAGGACTTGGGTTGTGAGCAGCTCAACCAAAGCTGCCAGTCCTGGGTGCAAGGCAGGGTCACAAGCCTGGGATAGCAGTGTTATCAGCTGGGCATCGCCGGGTCAGAGCCACTCCAAAGGGCCTGTGGGGCCACAGACTCCTGCTAAGCCAGCAGCAAAGGCTCTGTCACCCACACACGGCACAGACCCAATAGATGAGTTCTTCATCTGA
- the LOC115205867 gene encoding protein FAM124B isoform X3 produces MTSSSSELLASRVQEPLMMSMHLLANPGDSLLLQHTLDRLLRWVCPSLRLFHVSERACPLRDYARSRLCPVAGYPSLAVTVFLHEAYGEERILRVLDFLQRPPWQYHHTESCGGRTGGVHITSSTSPANALLRPYLLPSRDFYSLGTGMPVWGVRPVHCGGEMLRVTLYSSYDNFDDAVRLYETVLQRQVEEQKTGFCWFTLYTEPGLCLQLALKQLSPGVRVEACNSAVLQFRVEEMGQLVPLLPNPCTPISAIRWQTEDLDGNKILFQVKAPEQPQRPLTCAFPLTCPSVSPRGLLRSVVSSPPAAHALQPCGQMTPVTRPGNRPRTDPGLDRPVLPGGLRCGGGGESMGSDSCYSTPPGSSCYSSQRSSPATLSVNQPHESSPLSCSASPARPSLSISHLLLEEEEEPETNVDTGVPVTTTPRSDTDFTMATSSRDTGVSVTQRSERPAAVGASALESLARELSACLPEALTPPPHHRTWVVSSSTKAASPGCKAGSQAWDSSVISWASPGQSHSKGPVGPQTPAKPAAKALSPTHGTDPIDEFFI; encoded by the exons ATGACATCATCAAGCA GTGAGCTACTGGCCAGTCGGGTCCAGGAGCCCCTGATGATGAGCATGCATCTGCTGGCCAACCCCGGGGACTCGCTCCTGCTGCAGCACACCCTGGACCGCCTCCTCCGCTGGGTATGCCCCAGCCTGCGCCTCTTCCATGTCTCCGAACGGGCCTGCCCCCTCCGCGACTACGCCCGCTCCCGCTTGTGCCCCGTGGCTGGGTACCCCTCCCTGGCTGTGACCGTCTTCCTCCATGAGGCCTACGGCGAGGAGCGCATCCTTCGGGTGCTGGACTTCCTACAGCGCCCCCCCTGGCAGTACCACCACACGGAGAGCTGCGGTGGGAGGACTGGGGGCGTCCACAttacctcctccacctccccggCCAATGCCCTGCTCCGGCCCTACCTCCTGCCCAGCCGAGACTTCTACAGCCTGGGCACGGGGATGCCTGTGTGGGGGGTGCGCCCGGTGCACTGCGGCGGGGAGATGCTGCGGGTGACGCTCTACAGCAGCTACGATAACTTTGACGACGCGGTGCGGCTTTATGAGACGGTGCTGCAGAGGCAGGTGGAGGAGCAGAAGACTGGGTTCTGTTGGTTTACGCTCTACACAGAACCAGGGCTGTGTCTGCAGCTGGCTCTCAAACAGCTCTCCCCAGGGGTCAGGGTGGAGGCCTGCAACTCCGCTGTGCTGCAGTTCAGGGTGGAGGAGATGGGTCAGCTCGTGCCCCTGCTGCCCAATCCGTGCACGCCCATCAGCGCTATACGCTGGCAGACCGAAGACCTGGACGGGAACAAGATACTCTTCCAG GTGAAAGCCCCAGAGCAGCCTCAGCGACCCCTGACCTGTGCCTTCCCTCTGACCTGCCCCAGCGTCTCGCCCAGAGGGCTATTAAGGAGCGTCGTGTCCTCCCCGCCAGCAGCCCACGCCCTGCAGCCCTGCGGCCAGATGACCCCAGTGACCCGTCCAGGGAACAGGCCGCGCACCGACCCAGGCCTGGATAGGCCTGTTTTACCCGGGGGTCTgcggtgtgggggagggggggagagcaTGGGCTCAGACAGCTGCTACAGCACCCCTCCAGGCAGCTCCTGCTACTCATCTCAGCGCAGCAGTCCCGCCACGCTATCCGTTAACCAACCCCACGAATCCTCCCCTCTCTCATGCTCCGCCTCCCCGGCGCGGCCCTCCCTGTCCATCTCCCATCTActgctggaggaggaggaagagccgGAGACCAACGTAGACACGGGCGTCCCCGTGACAACGACCCCGCGCTCGGACACAGACTTCACCATGGCGACCAGCTCGAGGGACACAGGCGTCTCGGTGACGCAGCGTTCCGAGAGACCAGCCGCTGTGGGGGCCTCTGCCCTGGAGAGCCTGGCAAGGGAGCTGAGTGCCTGTCTACCGGAAGCTCTCACACCTCCACCCCACCACAGGACTTGGGTTGTGAGCAGCTCAACCAAAGCTGCCAGTCCTGGGTGCAAGGCAGGGTCACAAGCCTGGGATAGCAGTGTTATCAGCTGGGCATCGCCGGGTCAGAGCCACTCCAAAGGGCCTGTGGGGCCACAGACTCCTGCTAAGCCAGCAGCAAAGGCTCTGTCACCCACACACGGCACAGACCCAATAGATGAGTTCTTCATCTGA